The genomic interval TTGCCTCCTTTCTAAGATATTATAAATTTTGATAAAGAACTAATTAGCAACTTCTCCCTTTCTAAATACTATTAATGGACAATTTTTACAAACATCTGAACCAGGAAATTCATCTCCGGGCTTTACTATAGAAAGGCTCCCATACTTTTCAACTCTTTCCTTGAACCAGGAAACCAAATCTGCTATATCCTCGCCAGGAATTACTACGTTAGTCTCGCCTCTCTCAGTCTTACCAGAGTTATAACTACCACTGCAAGCGGGATGTGTTGAAGCAAGTTTCGTATTATAAACATAAACATTACCAGCACAAGCTGCAGAGTTCATCGTAACATTCGGTTTCATTGGATGAATATCTCTTAGTGCCATCCAACCCACGCTAAGTTGATAAGCTTGCATATTATCACAATAGAAATGAACGACATCTGGGTCAAAATAGGTTTTTCCAAGAGGAGAAACTACAATCGCCTTTAATTTTCCTTCTTCTAATCGTGGCTTAGAAAGAAGAAATTTTTCAGCCTGTTTCATATCTCTTACATACTTTAAATGACTCTTTACCTCTGCCTCATCAAAACCCTTCCACCCAAATACATACGCTGCATTAGAACAACCCAAAGCTTCTTTTTCCTGCAGAACTGTAATCCCTTTCATTCTTGGCCCAATTTCTGCCTGACAAAAGGTAAGAGGCTTATTTGGCACGTAATAATCCTTTACATTTTTCTTGAAATCTTGTAATTCTTCATCTTTAAAAATAAATTTTACTGCAATTGGCAGGTGCATAAATCTAAACTCTTTCATTAGAAAATCCTGAATCTCAGAATAATTTTGCATAATTCCTCCTTATTTATTAATATATTTGATATATAAATTATTATTTCTTATAAGCACTTTGTCAGTCATATCTGTTACTAAAAAATGTCAGCTATGTTACACTATACTTATTAAATAAAATATATTTATAAAATTATTAAGAGGTGGATTTGGATAGCATCTTGCTTTTAGATAAAAAGCTTAAAGAATTTACAGAAGAAGAATGGTCTAAACTTTTTGAAAAGGCAGTTAAGATGAAACTGCCAAAGGGATCTACCGTATTTTCTGCAGCAGAGAGCTCACAGGGGGTATTCATTATCGAATCTGGGTGGGTAAAAATATCAAGAATTTCCAATGAAGGAAGAGAATCTGTGGTTGGCTGCATAAGAAATCCAAAAGAGATTATAGGATTAGCTGAGGTTCTTTTAGATAAAAACAGAACCTGCAATGCAGTTGCTATAACCGATATAGAAATAGGCTTTTTAAGGCGAGAAGACTTTTATAATCTGATAAAAGAAGACTTTAATATTTCTCTAAAAATAATGAGGCTCTTGGCTGAACGCATGAGAGAAGCAGAAGAAAACGTACACAATCTAAGCTCCAAATATGTTTCAAAGAGGCTTGCATCTTTCTTGTACAAAGCTTCTTTTAAATGGGGGATAGACGATTTTGATGGCATAAAAATTCCTTTAAATTTAACGCATGAAGAGATAGCTCAGGTAGTAGGAACAAGCAGACAGACAACTACAAAAGCGCTAAATATGTTACAACAAAGGGGAATTATAAAATTAGAAAAAAAGCAAATAAAGATTCTGGATATAAAAAAGCTTATAAGTAGCTACAAATGAAAAGACCCGGGTTTCCCCGGATCTTTATAAAGAAAGTTTAAGCTTTTTTCGGCTCTAAACCCTTTTTAATTTTAAACATAAAAAATAGGTAATCAATGCCGAATTTTAAAAGCTCTTCATCGCTTTCCTTCATAGTACTAATTCTCTCATCGCTCAAATCAAAATAGTCTAAAAGCTTCGTATCAAAAACAAATTTTCTAAATTTATCCAAATCATAAAGGGCCATAAAGTATAAAGAGGCTTCCTTTTCGTTAAATGGCTCAACTCCCATTACATTTCTTCTAAGGATAAGTTCAAGCCAATCCTTGTTCTTTTCAATTAAGTCATCAGCCCCTTGATCCTTCAGCCATTCCCCCACAGTAAATTCTTGGTTCTGTGAAAATCCTTTGCAAAATTTCTCCCTTATAAAAAAGAAAAATTCGTCTTCTGGATTTGCCTCACCTTTTTTCCTGAGTGCAGCCATCCCAATAGGATAGGTTCTGCAAAGGAGAGGCCTATTTTTATACATGCCGCAACCTTCATCCGAACTAAAGACACATAATCGCTCATCAGGTTTGAGCATAATTTGAACCATTGGAATGGCAGTTTTTGGATCAATAATAACTTTGGTATTTTTTTCTAAAAACTCCCCTGAGGACTGCCCAAGCGCAGTCCTCATTTCTAAAACATCGTACGGGGTCAAAAGTATATCTACGTCTCTGCAGCAAAGGTTCCAACAACTTATACCTTTATTACAGCTAAATCTAAATTTAGAACTTCTATCAAGAGCAACTTTATCAACAGCATCCATATTAGGCATTGAAAAACCTCATTCCTAGACTATCCCTTAAGGGCATTAGGCTCTCCGCGATTAGCTAAGTTGGTATAAGCCAGAGCAAGGGTTCTGTAGGCAAGGTGTGCAATCTTGAAAAAAGGTGCATATATAAACAAAAACATTACAAATGTAAGATGTATAAAATATGTCCAGTATGCAACGCTTGCAAGATTCATGAGTCTAAATATCTCTGCACCCATTCCTGTAAGACCAAGACCAGCTATAATAATTAGAAGAAGCCAATCAAAACCAGAGTTCGCCCCAACCTTTAGGGTAGATCTTGTATTTATCATCCAAATCGATCCTATAACCAGCGCTATACCTGAAACGTTACCAAGTATTTTTACAGGATCGTACAAAGGATATGGAGAAGGGTATCTTAAAACCCACTCGTATACCGAAGCAGTAGCAGTTGTAAGAGCTAATCCGACAAAAGACCAAAAAACAAGCAAGTGAGTGGTAGACCTGACACTCATTGTGTTACAAAGCTTAAATCTTACAGAAGTAAGTGCCTCCCAAATAACTCCAACAAACAAACCTATAATACTGCCTTTAAACGTAACTGGATAAGATCTTTCTGAATTCAAAGCCTTCCAGTAACTCGACAAGCCTATCCAAAAACAAACCACAGCAAATATTGCCGCCGTCATAAAGAAAATATCTATACCAGTGACAGTAGGAAACAATTTTGCAAAAACAATCTTTCCTGCACTTTCAGGCTCACCATTAATAGACATGTTAACCAAAGCCTGAGGATCTGCAAGGTATTGTAACTTGCCATTGAACATTAAGTCTATCAAGAGTATAACAACTGGCAAGAGAAAAGCGAACGGCCACATTGCAGGTTTGCTTACAAGTTTAGCCAAAAACTTTACAGGAGCATATTCTTCTATTGTAATTTTTCTCAGTGCGCCCAAAACGTCACCCGGTTTTGCACCCCTTGGGCAATAAGCAGTACAATCTGCACATTGGTGACAAAGCCAAATATCAGCATCTTTTAGCAGCGCATCCTTCATCCCCCACTGTGCCATCATCATCTCTTTACGCGGAAACGGTGAATTATCAGGAGAAAGATTACAGACAACTGAACATGTAGCACATTGATAGCATTTGTTTACGCTATCTCCGCCATTAGCCATAATTTCCTTAATAAAATCTAAATCTGCTTTAACAATCCTTTTCGCCATATTCATCCTCCCCTAAAAACCCTTGAATGGGTTAGGACCAATTTCCTTAACCCTATCGGCATAGTCTTTAAGAGTATCAGCTATATTTACATAGTCGGAGATTTGAACCTGCATCATCTCTACTCTTTCTGATTCCAAACCTAGCCTATCAAGCGTTTCGCCAATTTTACCGAACCTATAGTTGCAAAGCTCTGAACCCTTAATATAGTGGCATTGATAATTTTCACCAAACTTACAACCTAAGACCAAGGCTCCATCAAGGCCATTGCCAAGTCCATCAGCAATCCATACCAGGTTCATATTTCCTGCACATCTAAGAGAAATAAATCTAATACCTGGCGGGAATCTGTGTTTTAAGAACGCAGCAGCATCAAGAGCAGGATAGGCATCATTTTCGCAAATAAAAGCCAGATAACGAAGCTTCTCATCGTCATCTTCTGGAACTTCTATTTCCTTTATCATAGAGTTAACCATATCAATTGAGAAATCATGGAAAGAGATAATCCTTTCAGGACATGCTCCCATACACGTACCACATCTTCTACAACGGTTGAACTTATAAAATGGCGTTCCCTTCTCGTCTTCGTCTATCGCGCCAAAAGGACACTCTTCAGTACAACGCTTGCAAGAAGTACATCTTTGCATAAACACCTGAGGATAAGATTTCTCCCATCCTCTTGGATGAACAGCCATTCCTCTTTCGTAGTGCCACATACACTGAATCGCCTTTAAGGCAGCTCCTATAGAGTCCTGTATGCTCCCGTATGTCTCCATCGGAGCCCTTATGGTCCCACATGGATATATTCCAGTTCTTCTGCTCTCATAAGGGAAACAAACATAGTTGGAATCAGGATAATAACCAGTATCGAGCAATGGAAGTTCAAGCCCTTGTCTGTATTGCAGATTTAAAATATCAGGCTTTTCTTGGTTTGCGTTTGATACCATGCCGACCACAAGAACAACCAAATCTGCTTCGATAGCTAACTCATCGCCAAGTAACGTGTCAGTTACGTCAACGTTTAAGGAAGAATCTTCACCTAAAGAGACTTCTTTAATCTCGCACTTTGTTAAGAGAATTCCAGGGTCGTTTTGAAGCTCTTTATAAAACAGTTCAAATTGAGAAGGCGTTCTCATATCCTTATAAAGCACATAAGCAACTCCATCGTTGATATCTCTGACGTATTTCGCCTGCTTCAATGAAGCAGCACAACAATATCCAGAACAATATGGAAGATGCTCTGGGTCCCTTGAACCAGCACACAGCACGAAGGCAACTCTTTTAGCAGTCTTACCATCAGATGGCCTCGTTATCTTTCCAGTTTCTCTTACCATTCTCTCAAAATCTACATTAGAAATTACGTCAGGCGAAACACCAAAACCCAATTTATCAAGTTTTGACGCATCATAAGGAGTAAAGCCAGCAGCAGCTATTATAGTCCCAAATCTTTTTACCTGTTCTTGGCCTGATACGTTCAATGTTATATCGAAAAGACCAGGCATACCCTCAGTTTTAACAATAGTAGTATTCAATAAAACTGTAATATTGGGATCTGCTTCGACGGTCTTCATCATTTGGAACACGGCAGGTTCTTCTACTGCAGTAAAGGGATATTTTGTAGGAGTAGTCTTATACCACTTTGCAGCCCAACCTCCAAGCTTGTCCTCTTTTTCAATGACGGTTACTTTAAAACCTGCTTTTGATGATTCGATTGCAGAAGAGAGTCCAGAGGTGCCGCCACCTATGACCAGGATTTCTTCTGATAGGTCTTCACCAATCCATGGCTCGGGCAGATTGGTCTTCTCCGCTTTAACAATGCCCATTCGCAGGTAGTCTTGTGCAGCAAGCTGAGCATCGTCACTTTTTGGCTCCATAACCCAGGCAACAAATTCTCGGATGTTTACACGCTCTACTATGCAGCCAGGGAAGTTAAATACATCAGTCTTCACTCTTGGGCTGCAAGCAGCGATTACAACAGTATTTACGCCTTCATTTGCAATATCACTCTTTATTTCCTCTACAAAGGCAGGACTGCAAACGCTTGCACTTGTTTTAACTAAAGATACGCCTTTTTCCTTAGCAATTTCTACCAGCTTATCAAGGTCAACTGCGTCTCCAATTTCACATCCAGAACAAATATAAACACCAATTTTTTTATCCATTATTAATTCCCCCTTCCTGATATGCTTTGAAGGGCTTTAAGCACCGAACCTGTTGCCGAGTGCAAAGAGCGTATTACGTCAAAAGGCATAACCGCAGAACCTGCAAGATGAATGCCATCTGGCAAACTATCAGGATCTATAAATCCTTCAGGAGTCTTTTTGGCGCTAAATGGCAAATCCCAGTTGACACTAGTTGGTTGCATGCCGGTAGCCAAAACCACCATATCAAACCTTTCTTTACTCTTCGAACCAGCCAATATATCCTCTGCTTCAACCCACACATCGCCAGAAGAATCCGCTTCAATGTTCGCAACCTTCCCTTTTACGAAGGATATATTTGGATTTTCCTTGACATTCCAGTAAAATTGCTCATACCTGCCAGGAGTTCTAATATCTATATAAAATACTGTAGCTTTTACTTCTGGATCTTGATCTGCCAAATAGGTACACTGTTTTAGAGATGCCATACAGCATATATAGGAGCAGTATGGAAGATGGTTCTCGTCCCTTGAGCCTGCACACTGGACAAAAGCGACGTTTTTAACAGGTTTGCCATCAGATGGCCTTAAGATCTTTCCACCTGTAGGTCCTGTTGATGATGCAAGTCTCTCCATCATCATATTTGTAATAACATTTGGGACTATTCCAAATTTCAGATTGTCAATCTTTTCAGCATCGTAAGGCTGCCATCCAGTAGTTACTATAATTGAGCCAACTGTTATGTCTACAATCTCTTCCTTCATGTTTAAATCAATTGCGCTGTATTTGCAAACATCAAGACATTTTGAACACTTTTCACCCAAACAAACGCTTGGATCGATAACAGCATAAGGGGGATTGGCAAATTCAAATACGCTGTATATAGCTTTTGACTTATTCATATTAAAATTAAAGTCATTATCTCTCTCTACCGGACACACGTTAAAGCATTCTCCACAAAGAGTACAATTCTCATTAACAAAGCGAGGCTTCTTCTTAAGAGTAACTTTAAAGTTGCCTTTTGAGCCCTCAACTTTTAGAACCTCGGTCTGCGTCATAACTTCAACACCCTTGTTTTCCCTCATACGCCTGAAATTAAGCTCCAGACCACATGTTGGAGGACAAAGTTTTGGAAAATATTTGGTTAATTGAGCTACCCTACCACCCAAATAAGGATTTTTATCGACAAGGTAAACTTCAACACCTGTTTCAGCGGCCTCTATAGCTGCAGTAATACCACTAATACCGCCGCCGATAACCAGTACCTTTCCTTGAAATTCTATCATCTACCCTACCTCCAAAGAATTTAAAAAATAAGTGCTGTGAGGTTTTTACCCCCACAGCACTTAAATATTAATTTATTTATCTATTAATCAATTAGTCTGGAATGAGCTGGACGTAATTTCTCTTGAACTCTTTGATCTCACCAGTTTTTGGATCCATCTTAGAGTTGACAAAACATCTCCAGTTAGCATCATCAATCAGATTAAAGTCTTCACGATAGTAGTACCCAGGATAACGTGTTTCTTGACGGAACATAATATGCCTAAGGTGCATACGAGCAGTCAAGAATCTATGATAGTTTTCCCAAACTCTCATAAGCTGGTGAAGATCCCATGCTGCCATCCTGTAGCTATCCTCTTCAAGCATTTCCATATAATAGAGTCCCTTTGTGAGAAGAGTCTCGGATGTGGAATACCAGCCAATGGTTCCAGCAACGTATTCGTCCATAATCTTGTTCAAACGGAAAAGAAACTGCTTAGGGGTAATATACTGTGGGTTGATTGAATATGGAGTAGTTGAAACTGTCTTATATTTTTCAAAGAGTTCCATTGGAGCATATATCTCTGCTGCCAATTCCTCTGCAGTCCTATCAACTGATGGTGTATAGTCTTTGTTGTTAAGAATAAATCTTACTGCCTGTTTTCCAACTATACGTCCCTCTGTGTGTGACCCAGAAGAGAATTTGTGGCCAGAAGCTCCAACGCCGTCTGCACATGTAAACAAGCCGTTTACAGTCGTCATACGGTTGTAAGATTTGCCCTTATATTCCCAAATGTAGCCTGCTTCTCTTGTTGCATCGTTCTGTAGATCCTCTGGTCCACATGCCCAAAGTCCGCAGCAACCAGCGTGTGATCCGAGAAGATATGGTTCAGCTGGCATAATTTCGGATGGGATCTTGTCAGGTTCAATGTTGTTTCCAAGCCATACGCCAACCTGACCAACAGTCATGTCAAGGAAGTCTTCCCATGCCTCTGACTCAAGCTCTTTTGCGTGCTTTGCGTCAATTGTCTTTGCAAGTTCAGCAAGAGCTTTGTCGGTATTCATATACATAGGGCCAAGACCTTTTTTGTAGTCTTCGATCATCATATGGTTTCTGATGCAAGTACCAAGGTTTTTGTTATATGGAGCATATTTTTCGATATATTCTGTCTTTGCGCAATAGTCTTCGCCTCTTGCGTTTGTAGCAGTAGCTTTGAAGAGCAAGAACCATGTGCCGACAGGTCCGTAACCATCTTTAAATCTGGCAGGCACGAATCTGTTCTCCATCATTGTCGCCTCTGCGCCAACCTGGAAAGGCATTGCATAAGTAGAGCCAGCATTCCATACTGGATACCATGCACGTCCGTAACCCTCCAAGACTGAACGTGGACGATATATGTGGACCGCTCCACCACAAGCTATGATAATTGCCTTTGCTTTTATGAAATAAACTTTGTTCTCACGAACGCTGAAGCCTGCTGCTGCTGCAATTCTGTTCTCTTCTTTAGAGTCTAACAAAAGTTTAACAATAAATACTCTTTCAACATATTCTGCTTTGTCATAAGATGCCATAGCTGACTTTGCGGCCTCTGCAACGATACACTTGTATGACTCGCCAGATATTGCAACCTGCCAACGACCTGTCCTACGTGGCTTGGCGCCCTGCTCTAAGGTCTTACCCTTATCTTCTCCAAAGGCTTTCCAAATTGGAAGTCCCCATTTCTCGAAAAGGTGAACAGAGTCATCAACAAGACGACCAAGATCGTATACTAAATCTTCACGAATGATGCCCATAAGGTCGGTACGAACCATTCTGACATAGTCAGCTGGATCGTTATCAGTTCCAATGTAGGTGTTAATTGCAGAAAGGCCCTGAGCTACAGCGCCAGATCTCTCAAGTGCTGCTTTATCTGCTAAAAATATAGACAAGCCATTTGGTTTTGCCCATTTTACAGCTTCGTATGCTGCGCCGCATGCACCCATTCCACCGCCAATGATTAGAAGATCTACGTTCTTCTCTTCAATGACTGGTTTATCACAATATGAGAATGTACAAGCTTCTCTTTCCATTATTTAACCTCCGCTAAAATTTTTAAATTACTAAAACTTTCTGAGAGAATCTCCACGCATATTGTGCGTAAAGAAACCTGGTTTTTCGAGATCGGCCATATCTGGATCGGCCTCAAAGCCTTCATATGGCTTAATCGAACCTTCTGCAACCGTGCGGATTGGGAACTTAAATCTTTTTACTTTTCCGTTACGATACTTACAGGTCCACATAATGTTGTCAGAGCCACGTAGTGGGATTGCGTTTCCACCAAGTGGTACGAAGTCTGCATATCCTCTTACCTCAATTGCCTGCTGTGGACAAATTTTTACACAGCTATAGCACTCCCAACAATACTCTGGCTCCTGGTTATAAGCCTTCATAATCTCTCTGTTCAGTGCCATAAGATCGTTTGGACAAATATACTGGCAAGCTGTCTTATCTTGCGCCTTACAACCATCACATTTTTCGGGATTTACCCAACTTGGCATACTCTTTTCCTCCTTGTTAAATTTCTTAAATTATTGAAAATTTTTGTTGCAAAAAAACGCTTGAGGCTTCCCACCTCCTCAAATCAGTCTAAAAAGTATTTCGATAGATTACTTTCCTAAAGACTTAAGTAAATCTGGTATTACTGCTACATTCTTTTTCTCAATTACCATAGCGAATATCTTGTCAAGACACTCTTTTGGAAGTAGTTCTACTGTTTGAGTAGAAGAAGTATCTATCTTTGCAGCTGGATAAACTTCTTTAAGATTCTGAGCCTGTTCATAAGAGATAGGCACTCTTAATCTCTTTAGACCAGCAAATGCCTCTTGAAGTTCGGGAATTTCAAGCATATTGGCCTTTTTTAAAGCTTCTTCTCTTTCTGGACCAACCCAAAGCGATATTGTAAGTTTTACATCACCGTTACTCATTGTGATTACACCTCCATTGGGGGAATCGTGAATACAGGATTACGATTCTCAAGATAATTGTCATTTACGAAAGGTGAACCAAAACCATATTTCTCAGCACACATCATAACGGTGTCAAATACCTCTGGCCTAAATATAAGTCTTGTTGGTTTAACGCCTTGTTGAATGATGGAACGAATTACTGTGCCAGAAAACTTTTGCTTTTGCTTTTTGTGACCGTCAAACCCTTCATAAACAATTCCTGCGCACACAGGACAATAATACCATTCCTTTGTCAAAACTGACTTGATACCAAGATTTGGAAGTCCATCAAATATCTCATGAGCACCATAAGTTGGATAATAGTCACCAACACCTGCGTGATCGCGACCAAACATGTGGTGAGTACATCCAAGGTTTTTACGAACTATTGCGTGGAATACTGCCTCTCTTGGACCAGCATATCTCATATCCCAGAGTATCATTGAAGTCATATGAACATCTTCTCTGAAATACCCATTTTCTCTGAGTGCAGCCTGACCGAGAACTATACACTCATCAATATAATCGCCTTTTCTCTTTTCGCCGACAACACAAGAAACCAGAACTGCATCTGCATTGGCAGCAAACCATGCGCCCTTCATAAGCCATTCATGGCCTGTGTGAGGTACGTTTCTGGTTTGATGAGCAACTACTTTAGTCCAGCCATTCTTCATAAATTGCATTCTTGACTCTGCTGGTGGAAACCAGAAGCGATCAAAAGGTTCATTAAATACTGGTGGATTTATAAGTGTAATCTTGCCACCTAAAAACTTAGCTTTGTAATCGTAGGTACGCTTTACGCCAGGATGCTTTTCATCATCTGTGCCATATACGTTCTTGGCCATAGTAATCTTGTCATAAACAAACATCTCTTCAATGTCAAAGACTGCCAATGGCTGATCTTTGTAGGTAAAAAGAACGCTATCACCGTTAGCTATGCCATATTTTTCGATCTCATCTTCTGACATATCGAAGACGATTGGTATAGACCAAACGTATCCATTTGCTAATGTCATATTGTGAACTACACTGTCCACGTCCTTTGCACCCATAAAGCCTTCAAGAGGAGAGAAAAATCCATAAGCTAAGCTTATACACTCTCTCGCGATCTGCCCACGAACTGGGATTCTTACCTTAGTCTTCTTTACAAGTTCCTTCGCTTTTTCCTTATCTTCGACAACCCTATATACGAGTTTGCCGCCATGAGGAGAAAGCGTGTTATCCACTGCTACATGTTGACTCAATGCCTTTTACCCCCTTTAGAGTAATTTATATAAATTTTTAAACAGCTGGATTAAGTTGAACAAGAATTTTCCTATAGATTGCATCAATATCGCCAGTACCCTGAACAACCTTTAATATGCCCTTGTTCTTGTAATAGTCAATCAATGGTTCGGTTGAGCTCTGATACACATCAAGCCTTTTCTTTATAGTCTCTTCGTTGTCATCTGCACGCTGATATAGCTCCCCGCCACAAACATCACACTTGCCCTCAACTTTGGGTGGAGAAAAATACACGTTATACATCTGACCGCATGCTTTACACGTTCGTCTTCCTGTCAAACGCTTCATAAGATCGTCAAGCGGAACATCTAATACGAGAGCCACGTCAAGAGGCTTGCCTAAATCGCCAAGAAGAGAGTCCAATTCCTTTGCCTGAGAAACGTTCCTCGGGAAACCGTCTAAGATAAAACCGTTTTCTGTGTCTCCCTCTTGAATTCTTTCCTTGATAAGTCCAATTACTACGCTGTCTGGAACGAGCTCACCCTTATCCATATAGCTTTTTGCTTCCTTGCCGAGCGAAGTGCCATCTGATACTGCTTTTCTCAACATATCTCCTGTAGAAATCTGAGGTATCTTAAGCTGATCTACCAATCTCTTTGCCTGTGTTCCTTTTCCTGCCCCTGGTGCACCTAAAAATACCAATCTCATTAAAAGACCCCACTCCTTTCGAGTATTGTAAACCCAAGATTTTTGTTAAACTCTATCTTGTTACCTATAGATTTTTCTAATAGATTCATACACATCATTTATATCTTACTTTATAAAATTATTTTTTACAATACCATTAATTATTTTTTTATATAAGTTTTATTTATATAATCATAAGTAAAATTTATATCAATTGTACTTTTTTCAACTCCCACCTTCATTTCCTCACAAATAAATTATATATTCAAAATAGTGAAAAAGTTCAAAATTATCAGATAACTCTTTAAAAATATTAAATCAGACTATTTTATTTATTTAAATAAATTGTAAAGTTATAAAAAAAATTTATATGTTTTATGCACTATACATTATGAGTCATTAAGCCTCATTTCTGAAGTCAAAGACCCTTTTTGTCTTTTTTTCGCTTCTTGGAAGGCCCCCAATTGCCAATAATTCAACTTCGAACGTAGCCCCAACCCTATCTTTGATCCTTCTTGATATTCTTTTTGACAGGTCTATATTATCCGGCTCTTTTGACTCAACCTTCAAAACTGCTCTATCTTTGCCATTGATCCTATCTAATACTATCTGGTATTCAGAAAATAACTCATTATATTCTTTTAAAACTCTATCTACCTGAGCGGGGAAACAATTTACCCCCTTGATCTTAAACATATCGTCAGACCTGCCCATAAGTCTCTCTATTCTGGGGTATTGTAAACCACACTCACATATTTTATGGTTTATAGAAGTAATATCCCTTGTTCTAAACCTTAGAAGGGGAGCGCCTTCTTTTTTAAAGGTGGTAATTACCAGCTCTCCTCTCACTCCATCTGGCAAAACCTCTAAGGTATCGGGATCTACTATCTCGAAG from Thermodesulfobium sp. 4217-1 carries:
- a CDS encoding FAD-dependent oxidoreductase; translated protein: MDKKIGVYICSGCEIGDAVDLDKLVEIAKEKGVSLVKTSASVCSPAFVEEIKSDIANEGVNTVVIAACSPRVKTDVFNFPGCIVERVNIREFVAWVMEPKSDDAQLAAQDYLRMGIVKAEKTNLPEPWIGEDLSEEILVIGGGTSGLSSAIESSKAGFKVTVIEKEDKLGGWAAKWYKTTPTKYPFTAVEEPAVFQMMKTVEADPNITVLLNTTIVKTEGMPGLFDITLNVSGQEQVKRFGTIIAAAGFTPYDASKLDKLGFGVSPDVISNVDFERMVRETGKITRPSDGKTAKRVAFVLCAGSRDPEHLPYCSGYCCAASLKQAKYVRDINDGVAYVLYKDMRTPSQFELFYKELQNDPGILLTKCEIKEVSLGEDSSLNVDVTDTLLGDELAIEADLVVLVVGMVSNANQEKPDILNLQYRQGLELPLLDTGYYPDSNYVCFPYESRRTGIYPCGTIRAPMETYGSIQDSIGAALKAIQCMWHYERGMAVHPRGWEKSYPQVFMQRCTSCKRCTEECPFGAIDEDEKGTPFYKFNRCRRCGTCMGACPERIISFHDFSIDMVNSMIKEIEVPEDDDEKLRYLAFICENDAYPALDAAAFLKHRFPPGIRFISLRCAGNMNLVWIADGLGNGLDGALVLGCKFGENYQCHYIKGSELCNYRFGKIGETLDRLGLESERVEMMQVQISDYVNIADTLKDYADRVKEIGPNPFKGF
- a CDS encoding DUF169 domain-containing protein → MQNYSEIQDFLMKEFRFMHLPIAVKFIFKDEELQDFKKNVKDYYVPNKPLTFCQAEIGPRMKGITVLQEKEALGCSNAAYVFGWKGFDEAEVKSHLKYVRDMKQAEKFLLSKPRLEEGKLKAIVVSPLGKTYFDPDVVHFYCDNMQAYQLSVGWMALRDIHPMKPNVTMNSAACAGNVYVYNTKLASTHPACSGSYNSGKTERGETNVVIPGEDIADLVSWFKERVEKYGSLSIVKPGDEFPGSDVCKNCPLIVFRKGEVAN
- a CDS encoding YkgJ family cysteine cluster protein — translated: MPNMDAVDKVALDRSSKFRFSCNKGISCWNLCCRDVDILLTPYDVLEMRTALGQSSGEFLEKNTKVIIDPKTAIPMVQIMLKPDERLCVFSSDEGCGMYKNRPLLCRTYPIGMAALRKKGEANPEDEFFFFIREKFCKGFSQNQEFTVGEWLKDQGADDLIEKNKDWLELILRRNVMGVEPFNEKEASLYFMALYDLDKFRKFVFDTKLLDYFDLSDERISTMKESDEELLKFGIDYLFFMFKIKKGLEPKKA
- a CDS encoding CoB--CoM heterodisulfide reductase iron-sulfur subunit A family protein — translated: MIEFQGKVLVIGGGISGITAAIEAAETGVEVYLVDKNPYLGGRVAQLTKYFPKLCPPTCGLELNFRRMRENKGVEVMTQTEVLKVEGSKGNFKVTLKKKPRFVNENCTLCGECFNVCPVERDNDFNFNMNKSKAIYSVFEFANPPYAVIDPSVCLGEKCSKCLDVCKYSAIDLNMKEEIVDITVGSIIVTTGWQPYDAEKIDNLKFGIVPNVITNMMMERLASSTGPTGGKILRPSDGKPVKNVAFVQCAGSRDENHLPYCSYICCMASLKQCTYLADQDPEVKATVFYIDIRTPGRYEQFYWNVKENPNISFVKGKVANIEADSSGDVWVEAEDILAGSKSKERFDMVVLATGMQPTSVNWDLPFSAKKTPEGFIDPDSLPDGIHLAGSAVMPFDVIRSLHSATGSVLKALQSISGRGN
- the qmoC gene encoding quinone-interacting membrane-bound oxidoreductase complex subunit QmoC; translation: MAKRIVKADLDFIKEIMANGGDSVNKCYQCATCSVVCNLSPDNSPFPRKEMMMAQWGMKDALLKDADIWLCHQCADCTAYCPRGAKPGDVLGALRKITIEEYAPVKFLAKLVSKPAMWPFAFLLPVVILLIDLMFNGKLQYLADPQALVNMSINGEPESAGKIVFAKLFPTVTGIDIFFMTAAIFAVVCFWIGLSSYWKALNSERSYPVTFKGSIIGLFVGVIWEALTSVRFKLCNTMSVRSTTHLLVFWSFVGLALTTATASVYEWVLRYPSPYPLYDPVKILGNVSGIALVIGSIWMINTRSTLKVGANSGFDWLLLIIIAGLGLTGMGAEIFRLMNLASVAYWTYFIHLTFVMFLFIYAPFFKIAHLAYRTLALAYTNLANRGEPNALKG
- a CDS encoding Crp/Fnr family transcriptional regulator, with the protein product MDSILLLDKKLKEFTEEEWSKLFEKAVKMKLPKGSTVFSAAESSQGVFIIESGWVKISRISNEGRESVVGCIRNPKEIIGLAEVLLDKNRTCNAVAITDIEIGFLRREDFYNLIKEDFNISLKIMRLLAERMREAEENVHNLSSKYVSKRLASFLYKASFKWGIDDFDGIKIPLNLTHEEIAQVVGTSRQTTTKALNMLQQRGIIKLEKKQIKILDIKKLISSYK